In Eremothecium gossypii ATCC 10895 chromosome V, complete sequence, the genomic stretch CTCTGCATAAAATATTGACCTGTATGAAAGGGATCTAGGACAAACTGTTTTTCCACGCAAAATATAGAATTGCTGAGATAGGCGTCATATCTTAGCCAATCAAGTATGGCTTCGTTATAACAGTACGCGGAAGATATTAATGTTATTAGTAGGGGCCTTCGAGATCCGAGTTTTCATCCCAGTTATGCGCGCCTCAGAACTATATTGTAAACTTTTTTGCCTTGGTTGCTTTGAATTGAGTTAAAATCTCACCCGGTAGATATGTGTTATATACAAGACATACTGCTGTGATTAAAACCTCCAGCTTAATCGGAGTGAACAGTTTGTTTTTCTTTGTTTGTTTTTTTGGATATGAGTATAGAAAGAGATCAATTCTTTATCCTTCATGAGAGCACGTGTCCCTTCGTAACTACGCTTACTGAGTTTAGATACATTCAACAAATCCCCTTCCAAATTGATATATTGGGGCATCCCTTAAGCCGTTGTAGGCCATTTTATTTTTACAATAGTATGCTGCAAATTTTCACGGTTATCAGAAATTCCAGCTATCAAATTGCTGTTTTTCATAGCCTAGGCCCTGTTTTCCCGAATCTTACAAGAAAATCAGTTGAAGTTCTTTCTTAAAGCTGTCTCCAATCCCCCGCTTTGATTAGTGGTTCAGCACGGTATTTGCGTAGGCGCATATAAAGGAATTAATGCGCTCCAAATAAATCACAACAGGAATATGGCTCAAAACCAAGATTAGGCGCGTAACACCTGTTTCGAGCCATATATTCTACTATATGGCATATTGGCTGATACACACCCGGAATTACTGTAACTAAAGCACTTGATTGCATTTAATCCATTTAAAATAATATTATGCGGTGACACATACTATCTGAGAAAAGCAACAGTTTACACTAATTCAAACCTTCTCTCCCCAACCAAGGGTAATATAACTAGATAAGTACTAGATGAATAAAAAATGTAAATCTTGGATTAGGCTCTTTTAAAGACTAGCCGGATATCATTTCATTTGTTAATATGCTTCTTTATTATGATAATGCAATAAACCCCATGGTTATTGCGCTTACAGCTTCCGCGCGTATATCTGATCAAGCTTTGAACTTCGGCCAAAAACTTTAAACAATAGGAATATCATTCTAGTTCTGATCTATTTCCCCGCATGGAGACAATATTGTGCTGCAAAAAAGGGGGACAGCTTGCCTTATTAGTATATTATGTAATATACCCCATAACAGCGTAACACAGCCTAGAAATGGTTGTAAAAAACAAAATATTCAATACTAGTACCATTGGTTGCGTCCTGCTTGCAAATGGGTTTTAGACCAGCTTTATATATGTTCTGATATATTGAACATAATATTACTGTGTATGGCCATACACCTAATCACCAACTGTAAATAATTTTGTTGTCGACTAGCAGGGGAGGAACCGGGACAAAAGAAGTGAATTACAATAGCTTACGGAGTAGCTTAAAAAAATTTCGTTGTTCACGACCTCTGAGGCTAATCATTGATGTGTGGCTTGGCTCCATCGAAGGTTTCTCGAAACCAGAACATTTATTGTTAGACAATAGTTGGAACTAGTATACAGTTATAGTCAAAGCATTTCTGCTGGAATTTCCCAGTCCTGCGATCTGACTCCTATAAGAAACAGTGATGTATAATAAATTTATAATTCAGTCTAAAATGTTGTCGCCCTCTTAGTATTTTCCCGATCTTCTAGAAAAGTGTTGCCTGCTGCGATAATTTTTGAAAGATAATTGGCCGCAAAGGAAACCCGGATTGAAGATTTTTACCACATTCGTTCACTGTCTTTGAATGTGCCTAATATCTTCGAGAAATAAACGCCAATCCCAAATTTGTAACTTTATAGTCCTGTTTTGCAACTGGGAATTGTTCTGAGTACTCAGAGATGTCTAGCCCATGAGTAATATAATAGGTGGCTGCAACTATGTGTCTGTACGTAATTAAAAATGGTGATTTGTAAAACTGCTAAAATCGCACAGGTAGTCAGCAAATTTGGCGCTAGCTCTTGCAGTCATCTTGAGATGAGGTATGGGCTTTTGTTTAAGTAAACCTGTTCTAAATGGCAGCATAATAGCCACGGTATTTTAGCATCACGTGCCTTACTTTAAAACTTCCTGGCTAATTCTCGTAGAGAGCGACAAGCACAATGGCCGTGAAAAATACACATGCACGATCTGCGCAGATGTTCCATACATATACTATGAGTTGAAACAGATTTTTGCCATAAACTTACATATAAAAAAATTCAACGGCCAGTGCCATCAATGCTGACGCTATCTTGGAAGCAAGGGATTGCCAGGCGTCTGAAATACTTTACATGAGAACCCGCACGTAATAAGTCTAACATCCTTCCCGAGAGTAAGATATTGGTTATTATTTCCCTGAGAGGAGGGTTTGCTCCTTCAAACGTGACAGCAGATTTTGGAGCCCAGAATGAAGAGTCATCTCTGATTGTAAATTGCACACCGGCATGTGTATATGCAGGACCTGGTGGGACAAGTGGTACAATATCAAACTCCTGAACTACTCTGTAGAATGCATTTCTTGGACTCTCATTGTTTCTGACCCTCTTCGCAACTTCTTCAGAGTTGAAGAGACCATCGATCCACTTGTTAACGTCGGCGCCGCCAATCCTCATCCCTCCATATGTAACCACAAGTGGTTTGTATCCCAACAATTGCAGCTCAATTGCCATCAAGTACGCGTATCCCCCGCCTAGAGAATGGCCAGTTATAATTACCTCATAGTCTGGATGAGCATCATGTACTGGCTTAAACGCGGAATAGATATCGTTGTACGCCAACTTAAATTGCTCATATACGCCCGAGTGTACAAAGCAATCTCCCGTACACTTTCCAGCGCCACTAAGTGGCTGGTATGGAACCCCAGGAAAAATGAAATCCACAATCCAATCTTGAATTGTTACCGACCCTCTAAATATGATCGAAATCTGCTTAGCCGTGTCATTTATTGCTATCATGCTATAACAGGAAAACTGCCCGCGGGTCATGTCCGGATCAAAAACTTTAACTACGTTGAGTCCCTGTTGTTCCATGTACCACTTACCGTCATGAAAAGGGTCAGTGAGTATTAAAGTATTCACGCAGTAAACGCTGTTAGTGAGATATGACACATATTTCAATGTATCAAACATCTCATCAGAGAAAGAATGGACATGAAGGAAAAAAGGCAGTAGAAGAAGTAAAAATTTGAACATCTTCAATTATGGGCTAAATCTTGACCCAAGACGGTGTTCTATGCAATTGCCTCACTGTGTCCAAACACAATCCTTCGCTATTTGATCTATATATATGGGGACCTGTGAAAATATGCAGGAAATTATTGCTATTAAGGTGTGTATAAATTGATCGCTTTAACCCCAAGTTAATAAACGTATGTCACACACATGGCCGCAGTAATACTGCAACAAAGTCGATATGTCCTAAAGTTTCTGTTCTGATGGTGAGTATATCTTGTATAGTATGTATTATGTTGGTTTCTCGGCAGTGCTACTTAAGAACCGTACGGACTTCTGATCACGACAGAATAAAGTTGGAGATATATGTAACTTTACCTATTTGGCAGAGTGTATGCAGCCAAAACCagaaaaaaaaaaaaacTTTTTTGCGAGCTCATCGACTGCGCGTGCGTTCTGAATGCAACCATTGCTTCTAGAATCCAattttattttttcttcCCGAACTTTCATGTGCGATTTCCGTCGGTAGGCAAATTTAAGGTTGGTTGTACCTTATAAATTGCCACAAGTACCTGAGCGTATATTTGCCTAGTAATCTGAATGTCTTGGGGACTTTTCCAACTTAAGATTTTATGGCAGAAAACGGGCAATATCCGTTAGTTGGGAACTCTAAATGCCATTATTGACGCTCCTTAGTCTTCTATCTTTGAGGACTTTGTTAGAGCTCACAGGTATACGATACCTATGTGACACAGTTACCGGCAGGTGAACATACAATAAGTTCTAAACCGTTAATTAAAAATGCTAGCATACTATCCGAGATATTTCTAAAATCCAATGGATAAATAGGCGCCTATATTTATTAACTATCGTCCATATGTTAGTGTGTTTAAAAGTAGCCGACAAGTAGTAAGATGATTGGGTACTTATATAGCGTTTGCTCTTGATTTAACTATGTCACGACGATGATAGAAAACATATTTGTTTGCTTGTACTCTCTACACCTCATCTATCTTCCATTATTTTTGCCTAAACATTACACTCGTATTAGTTAACGCGTACGAGACCCACCACAATTTAGCAGCAGTGCTAAAAAATAGTTTTGCTTGACTGAAGCATATACACATGTCCTTCCTTTTAAAGATATGCAATACGTTTTATATCTTGTCTGACACTTTAGAGCTAAAGTAGCGGCTTACCCTAACTACCAAAAATTGAATAAATCAGCATTATGGAAGGAATCCTTAGCTGCGGCGTTTGGTATCACTTAGTACGGTGCTAACATCAGCGACGCAGACGCCTGGCGCGGAAGTGACGGGTAGCCGGGTGGGCCTCGCATAAAGCAAGGAGTTGCGTATGTGGAACAGAGCACGTATGGTGGCACTAGGATAGTACATGTATAACGGTGAGCTGTTGCCAAGCGGCACGGGCACTGACGCGCGCGCGACACTGGCGCCGCGGATGACACTGGCGCCGCGGATGACACTGGCGCCGCGGATGACACTGGCGCCGCGGATGACACTGACGGGGTCACACTGACGCGGCCAGTGACACGGACACAGCACGATGCAAATTACGTAGACGCATGGATGGCATCATTTAGGTCTAAATTCTCGTGAAACTTGTGGAGCTCAGAAAGGAGCCGTTGGTCGTTGCCGTCACGTTCACAATTGAGGATTGCGTTGAGGGTTGCCACGTTGTCGGGGCGGGCCAAATAAGCGTTGGAATCGGGGAATTTGGATAAAATATCTTTACCAACAATCTTCCTGCCTCTGATATGGTTGAGGGATTGGAATTCGGCGGTGGGGCCGGAGTAACGAACTTTACAGGGAACTAAAAACATCTTCAATCCTTGAAAAACGACCACATAACATTTTCACTTTTTTTTTCTGCTGCCGCCTTTTTATCACGCGGGGCTGGGGGTGCAGGGAGCGTGCGATGACGCGGAATGCTTCGGCGTCGGTGagggcagcagcaggggAGTGGTTGTGCTTGTGCCAGTTTTGCTCGAACTCGGCGAGAAGTTGGAAGTATTTTTGAAACTGGTCGGGTGAATGCTTCCATATGGCACTGACGATCTTGGATGAGGAGTTATGGAAAATTGTCCTCATGATGATAAACTTGTTTCTTGGTCTGCTTGGCTTCTTTGAACCTTCTACAAACTCATACTTTGGACAGCCAGCAGGCTTAAGAAAGTTGGACGAGTAGGTAGAAGTTCTCTTGGGTAACTGTAGGTTAATAGTTCTGGTCATGGTTGGTTGTGGTAGGAAGAAAGCAGCACGCTCCTttttcttttttttttttaagTGAGACGAACTGAATCGAACCAATCTTTCCTCGCTCCCCACAACTCAAATGTCAAGTATTGAAGAAACAGCTCAAGCAATCCAGGCGATTTGCAGTGTTCTGCTAGGTGAAGTATGTGTGACGAGTCTCATTGTAATCCCAGCCTCTGCCTTACTAACAGGAGATAAACAGCGAAGAAGAACAGTGTTACCCAAGGAAACAAAGGAGTTCCTGGAAAGTGTGTTTGAAAGGAAGCGTTGTCCCAACGCCAAAGAAAGACGGGCAATTGCAGAGAAATGCGGGTTAACACCTATACAGATAAGAATATGGTTCACAAATAAGCGAATGCGTTCCAAGACGCGAGGTGCGCGCTTTTAAAAGGACAGCTGAAAATTTTCTCTGCTTACCTTCTACCTCACACCCCACCGCCACCATGTCTATCGAAAACCTCAAGTCGTTCGACCCCTTTGCTGACACCGGCGACGACGAAGCCTCCTCCTCCAACTACATCCACATCCGTATCCAGCAGAGAAACGGCAGAAAAACGTTGACCACCGTGCAGGGCATCCCCGAGGAGTACGACCTCAAGCGCATCTTGAAGGTCTTGCGGAAGGACTTTGGCTGCAACGGCAACATGGTCAAGGACGACGAGATGGGCGAGATCATCCAGTTGCAGGGCGACCAGAGAGCCAAGGTCTGCGAGTTCCTGATCACGCAGCTGGCGATCCCCAAGAAGAACATCAAGATCCACGGGTTCTAGGCGCTATGTACTTTGTGTAACTCAATACATatcctcctcctcctcctcctcctcctcctcctcctccacgtCCCTCTGCGCCTCCGCATAGTACCTCACACAGTACGGGAACAGCTCCTCGCTGAACAGCCTGGCCAGCTCGTCGCCGTTGGCAAACTCCTCGCCCGGCCGCTCGCCTGTCCACCGGAACCACGCAAAGAACGTCCCGTCGTAGCGCTTCGGCCACTCCATCTccaccgccgcgctccGCACTTCCCCGTCCTCCCCCACCGTGAACTGCTTCCTCACGCTCTGCGCCCGCAGCCTGCCCTCCACCTCCCCGAACTCCACCGTGATCGCAAAGTCCCACGCCCCGGCCCCCGCCCACTCCACCTCCACCCGCCGGATCGCCTCCACGTACCGCCAGTCCGCCGCCCGCACGTAGTTCGCGAACTCCCCGTGCTGCGTCAGCACGATCCCCCAGAACCCCGCGATCCCCTCGATCGCCTTGCTGCGCCGCGCGTACACCGGCcccagccgccgctgccgctccacctccagcgcccgctcctcccgctcccgctcccgctcgcactccgcaagcgcctccagcgcgcgcgccctgcTCCCGTTAGTCCCCTGCCCGCCATTTAGCGCGGGCCCTCGCCCTTACGTGGTTTACGGATGCAGCGTCCGCTTCGCGGCGCTGGCTTTGGTGTGTGGGtggctgccgccggtgTTTCGGGATGCACAGACGTCCCGTGCCGCccctgcgccagctcccGCTCCCGCGGTGTACGGAGGTCTGCGCTAACCGAGCCCACTTGCCTGCCGCCAAGCCCAGCCCGTATGTACGGCGGTAGCAGCTTCAACGGTGGCTTACCGAAGCGCGGTGCACCCCCACCCCACGAAGCACGGGCGCTCACGGGCGCTCACGGGCGCTGCAGAGTGCGGACTGTAGGCAGGGTCACATCGATGCGGTGGAACCCACGGCATGCGGTAACAGCTCCTGCTGTGATATGCACGTTGGACGAACTAGTAGCATAAATGCTACTTCTACAGGACGTTCGCCTGATTTACCGCGTAGAATGGAGCCGAGGGCAGAGGcgaagaacaagaaggCTAGGCGGCGACTTGGGCTTTCCTATGTAGCGCCGCATACCCCAATGGAAGACCTATCGGTAACCGGTAAGGCTAGCAAAACGAAAACAAGACCGAATACGGTAATAGCGGTACCTTAGTGCAGGAACGGGCCGCAGAACACGGCGGAGTTACAAGTCTCATTCCGGTacaagcagtccgtccaAGCTTATTCAGACGTGACACTGCTTGGAGCACAATAGACATTGCGCGTGAGTCTGACTTTACAGTCCTCACAAGCTGCTATTAAAGCTACAGTAGCCGTCGGATCGTATCCCATTGTGCGAAGAACGCCGCCGCGTGCGCCAGCCCAACAAACACCATCCGCGCGCGGATCCTATGCCAGCCACAGTCTCCGCCGAAGAGAGATGCTGACGCCGCAAAAGAATTGGTCTGGCGGCCGGGTGCGCCCTGCCACGTTGCAAGTGCAGATCACGTGATGCTCCCTGGTGCCAGAAAAATCTGTAACGTTCTAGCGTCAGCGTCAGCGCTCTTGTCCCGCGCAGTGGGGGGAGCGTCCAGCCGTATAAATACGCACAGCCCATCACAAGAGAGGCATCCGTCTTTGTGAGATCGCCAACCAGAGGATACCAGATAAGAGAACTATACCAGAGAGCAAAATGTCTTTTAACTCGCCATTTTTTGACTTCTTCGACGCCATCAACAACGAGGTCGCCAACTACAACAGGCTACTTGGTCGCGGGCCCAGCTCCTCCGCGGTGAACAAGCACGGCAAGAAGGACACCACGGACTGGCTCACGAATGCCAGGATCATTCCGCCCGTGGATGTCTTGGAACAGGAAAAGGACTACGAGGTGCACGTCAGTGTGCCGGGCATCGTGGACCAGGACAAGATCAGCATCGAGTTTCACAGCGACCGCGGAGAGCTAGTTATATCGGGCGAGGTGCCGACAAAGGAGACCGAGGAGAACAAGGACGGCTGGCGCGTGCGTGAGCGTGCCACTGGCAGCTTCCGACGTGTGGTCGGCTTGCCGGACAAGCCCGGCGTGGACGCAGAGCACATCACTGCGAACTACGAGCAGGGTGTGCTCACGTTGCGCGTGCCAAAGCTGGAGTCTCGCGAGAACCAGGCAGTCCGCAAGATCCAGGTTGGGCGTGGCAGCGCCAAGTAATCTGCGGCGCTTTGGTTGTTTTAGTATGGATTAGCATGGATAGGTATATATTAAAAAAACATTGACTGTCTTTACACAAGCATGCATGGCGTAGAACTTACATAATTGTCCCAATGTCGCTGCGCTTACCGGGCCTAGTGGGTACCGTATGGCACAGTAAATGATGCTTCTAGTTTTGATGTTGCGCTGCGAGTGTATTCCATTGTTCAGAGCAGCGATGACCTACCTTGATGCTATCCGGAAACGCAAGTAGGTACCAAGATTGCGTTCCTGGCTGCTGCAGATGGCGCGGATCGCCCTGTATATGGACGCACCTGGATTCAACGTTTATAAAATAAGTACGTGTGGGCGCCCCCCCTAGCACACGCCTAAAGAGTCGTCAGGCACGTGGTTTGCACCTGTTGAGTTGGTCGGTGTCGCGGCGTCCGTTCTTCAAGGTTGGTTTCGTGGTCTAGTCGGTTATGGCATCTGCTTAACACGCAGAACGTCCCCAGTTCGATCCTGGGCGAAATCAATTTTTTGCACCCGCGGCTAAAGTATCGCGCGGACTATCTCACCGCGCATGCACGTAAAAAACAGTAATGTGCACTGGAGAAAATCGAACTAATGACCTCTTCCTTGCAAAGAAAGCGTGCTAGCAACTCCGTCATTTGTCCGACCCTGGTGTCAGCTCTTCATTGAGCCACTGGAAATGTCTCAGCAGTGTAGCTCCCCTATTTTCACATTAGGCTGCGAATGTACTGACCTACTGCAAAAACCTGGAAGATCGTAGATAGTGACCAAGATATTACTATACTGCAAAAAGTAATGAGAGCTACGGGATTTGAACCCGCGCATCCGTAGATATCAGAGGGTTTTAAACCTAAATCTGACGCCTTAACCACTCGGCCAAACTCTCTTATATGCTTTTATATGAAAGGCGTGCAATACGTACGAGCAGGTTGGCCACGTGAACTGGCTGCCCAGGGTCAGAGCTGTATCCGCGAGTATCCCAAAACCCGTACAGTACGAAATACCCACACCAGTTTCGCGGTAATGTCAGTTAGCACTCGCCACGGTGATGACTGAACTCGCGGCTGGCACGATCAACAACGTAGGGCCCGAGCCTTCAGCAGAGGAGGATCGTATTATTCATATAAAATGCTCACACA encodes the following:
- a CDS encoding lipase family protein (Non-syntenic homolog of Saccharomyces cerevisiae YJR107W; Tandem gene triplication in this genome), producing MFKFLLLLLPFFLHVHSFSDEMFDTLKYVSYLTNSVYCVNTLILTDPFHDGKWYMEQQGLNVVKVFDPDMTRGQFSCYSMIAINDTAKQISIIFRGSVTIQDWIVDFIFPGVPYQPLSGAGKCTGDCFVHSGVYEQFKLAYNDIYSAFKPVHDAHPDYEVIITGHSLGGGYAYLMAIELQLLGYKPLVVTYGGMRIGGADVNKWIDGLFNSEEVAKRVRNNESPRNAFYRVVQEFDIVPLVPPGPAYTHAGVQFTIRDDSSFWAPKSAVTFEGANPPLREIITNILLSGRMLDLLRAGSHVKYFRRLAIPCFQDSVSIDGTGR
- a CDS encoding homeobox domain-containing protein (Non-syntenic homolog of Saccharomyces cerevisiae YCR097W (HMRA1), MATA1; 1-intron) — its product is MSSIEETAQAIQAICSVLLGERRRTVLPKETKEFLESVFERKRCPNAKERRAIAEKCGLTPIQIRIWFTNKRMRSKTRGARF
- a CDS encoding AER455Cp (NOHBY532; No homolog in Saccharomyces cerevisiae; Syntenic homolog of Kluyveromyces lactis KLLA0B14575g, MATA2); the encoded protein is MTRTINLQLPKRTSTYSSNFLKPAGCPKYEFVEGSKKPSRPRNKFIIMRTIFHNSSSKIVSAIWKHSPDQFQKYFQLLAEFEQNWHKHNHSPAAALTDAEAFRVIARSLHPQPRVIKRRQQKKKVKMLCGRFSRIEDVFSSL
- a CDS encoding AER457Wp (Syntenic homolog of Saccharomyces cerevisiae YNL244C (SUI1)), with product MSIENLKSFDPFADTGDDEASSSNYIHIRIQQRNGRKTLTTVQGIPEEYDLKRILKVLRKDFGCNGNMVKDDEMGEIIQLQGDQRAKVCEFLITQLAIPKKNIKIHGF
- a CDS encoding AER455C-Ap (Non-syntenic homolog of Saccharomyces cerevisiae YLR154C (RNH203)); its protein translation is MFLVPCKVRYSGPTAEFQSLNHIRGRKIVGKDILSKFPDSNAYLARPDNVATLNAILNCERDGNDQRLLSELHKFHENLDLNDAIHAST
- a CDS encoding Hsp20/alpha crystallin family protein (Non-syntenic homolog of Saccharomyces cerevisiae YBR072W (HSP26)), whose protein sequence is MSFNSPFFDFFDAINNEVANYNRLLGRGPSSSAVNKHGKKDTTDWLTNARIIPPVDVLEQEKDYEVHVSVPGIVDQDKISIEFHSDRGELVISGEVPTKETEENKDGWRVRERATGSFRRVVGLPDKPGVDAEHITANYEQGVLTLRVPKLESRENQAVRKIQVGRGSAK
- a CDS encoding AER458Cp (Syntenic homolog of Saccharomyces cerevisiae YNL246W (VPS75); 1-intron; Unclear methionine), translating into MPWVPPHRCDPAYSPHSAAPVSARERPCFVGWGCTALRARALEALAECEREREREERALEVERQRRLGPVYARRSKAIEGIAGFWGIVLTQHGEFANYVRAADWRYVEAIRRVEVEWAGAGAWDFAITVEFGEVEGRLRAQSVRKQFTVGEDGEVRSAAVEMEWPKRYDGTFFAWFRWTGERPGEEFANGDELARLFSEELFPYCVRYYAEAQRDVEEEEEEEEEEEDMY